The sequence TCATGTTCCACCAAACACCGCGTATCCCTATGTAACACTTGGCGATATGCGTGCTAACAATGTTTCTAGCATTGATAGCGTTATGAGCCGTATGGATATTACTATTAATGTGTATAGCCGCAGTCGCGGGCGTAAACAGGTAAATGATATTATGCAGCAGATCTATGCGCTTCTACATGGTGAAGAACCAAGTATTGTTGGTCATAATGTGATTAATTTGCGTTATATGACGAGTGATATTGAACAGGAGCGGGATGGGTTAACCTATCGAGGCCGAATACGTTTTGAAGCGTTTGTACAGCATGCATAAGGAGGTAAAAGCATGACAGCATTTAAATCAGAAACATTGTTGCTGAAAATCGGCGATGGACAAAGCCCTACGGAGGGATTTACGACCATTGGCGGTTTGCGCACGACCCGCGTAAGCGTAAATCGTGAAGTGGTTACGGCAACGGATGTAACATCGCAAGGGTGGAGGCGAGCATTGGCGGGAGTTGGTAATGCACTTATAAAAATACAAGGAGCGGGGGTGTTTTTGGATAGCTCAGCAGAAGAAATGTTGCGAGAAAAGGCTATGAATGGTGGTAGTGGGAATTATGCGCTGTTTTTTGGTAATGGTGATACCATAACTGGGGCTTTTATAGTGAGAAACTATGAAAGAAACGGCAAAGTCGGAGAAATGGAGGGGTTTACTGTGGCACTGGAAAGCGTAGATGTGGTGAACTACGCCAGCGCGTAATCATTTACAGGTGTCAAGCGCCGAAGCTTTTCCAGCGCTGGTAAGCTCATTATTTTGGAAAGCAAGTTTGGTGGGCTTGCGTTCGCCTTCAATGTAATACACCCAGGATTCTATGGCCGGTTCGGATTTGGTGGCAGGGGTTTGTAATACACACATAGGATCGCCTAGTGCTAAGTATACCATTTCGCGGGTGGCGTTTAGAAACACTGTGCGTTGAATAAGCACTTGTTTTTCTTCATAGGTAACGGCAAGGCGATTGATGGTTCGAATGCGCTTCTGCTCTAACGCGCCCACATCAGTAATACCAAAGCGGTCGATAGAAATTATTAAATCAGATACTTTGTCAGGGTATTTTGAAGCGACCCAATAGGTGGTGCCGGTGGTTATTAACAAAAGGATGATAAGGGTGACAAATTTTATTACAAACCCATTACGACGGGCGGTGCCTGTCGCATTCTGCTGATCAGCTTCTGGAGTATAGGGCATGTAATCCATAAATTTCTGAGCCTTAGGCGCACTCCCTTCTTTGTTTATTTTGCACAGCATGCGTGTTCGTGACCTACACAAACAAGTTAATTATGCCACAGCAATTATGAAGGATTAGTAAATGAGTGATAAAATACTTTTAAAATGCAATATATTCTTCGCTTAGTGATCAGGGTAGGTCTCGACTACACTTCGTAAATATTCACGAATGCTGGTTTGCATGGACTCCAGTCGATGATCTTCGCATGCCTGATCGGCATATAGCTCAACATAAGAGCCATTTGCTGCATCGAGAATGTTGCGACGAATAGCGGAAGGTGCGTTGAGCTGATTGAGGCGATAC comes from Alphaproteobacteria bacterium and encodes:
- a CDS encoding DUF3168 domain-containing protein codes for the protein MSEFSHFAMQEALFSVLSNDVALGQAISGVFDHVPPNTAYPYVTLGDMRANNVSSIDSVMSRMDITINVYSRSRGRKQVNDIMQQIYALLHGEEPSIVGHNVINLRYMTSDIEQERDGLTYRGRIRFEAFVQHA
- a CDS encoding phage tail protein produces the protein MTAFKSETLLLKIGDGQSPTEGFTTIGGLRTTRVSVNREVVTATDVTSQGWRRALAGVGNALIKIQGAGVFLDSSAEEMLREKAMNGGSGNYALFFGNGDTITGAFIVRNYERNGKVGEMEGFTVALESVDVVNYASA